The Coffea arabica cultivar ET-39 chromosome 3c, Coffea Arabica ET-39 HiFi, whole genome shotgun sequence genome contains a region encoding:
- the LOC113734297 gene encoding probable methyltransferase PMT3 isoform X1 → MMRGRADGAPRKRLLTSVSIVAVLLVFLYVYFGSKSGGESALEYGSRSLRKLGSSYLGGDEDGDLGTKQDDSAKFSLEDGEDGFVAKSFPVCDDRHSELIPCLDRHLIYQMRLKLDLSLMEHYERHCPLPERRYNCLIPPPSGYRVPIKWPKSRDEVWKANIPHTHLAHEKSDQNWMVEKGEKIVFPGGGTHFHTGADKYIASIANMLNFSNNNLNNEGNIRTVLDVGCGVASFGGYLLSSNIIAMSLAPNDVHQNQIQFALERGIPAYLGVLGTKRLPYPSRSFEFAHCSRCRIDWLQRDGILLLELDRLLKPGGYFAYSSPEAYAQDDEDLRIWREMSALVERMCWRIAEKRNQTVIWVKPLTNDCYMERPPGTQPPLCQSDDDPDAVWGVKMEACISRYSDHDHRSRGSGLAPWPARLTAPPPRLADFGYSSEMWEKDMQLWQRRVENYWNLLSPKISSDTLRNVMDMKANMGSFGAALKDKNVWVMNVVPEDGPNTLKLVYDRGLIGTIHNWCEAFSTYPRTYDLLHAWSVFSDIEKKGCSGEDLLLEMDRILRPTGFVIIRDKQPVIEFVKKYLGAMHWEAVGTADSTSDPDQEGDELVFVIQKKLWLTSESLRDTE, encoded by the exons ATGATGAGGGGTAGAGCAGATGGAGCACCGAGGAAGCGCTTATTAACTTCCGTCAGTATTGTGGCAGTTCTTTTGGTTTTCCTGTATGTATATTTTGGCTCTAAGAGTGGCGGTGAGTCTGCCCTGGAGTATGGAAGCAGGTCCTTGAGGAAACTTGGTTCTTCTTATTTGGGAGGAGATGAAGATGGTGATCTTGGAACCAAGCAGGATGATTCTGCCAAGTTTTCTCTGGAAGATGGAGAGGATGGATTTGTTGCAAAGAGTTTCCCG GTTTGTGATGACCGTCATTCAGAATTAATCCCCTGCCTGGACAGACATCTCATATACCAGATGAGATTAAAATTGGATTTATCCTTAATGGAGCATTATGAAAGACACTGCCCTTTGCCTGAAAGGCGGTATAATTGTTTGATTCCTCCTCCTTCAGGTTACAGG GTTCCTATTAAGTGGCCAAAAAGTAGAGATGAAGTTTGGAAAGCAAACATACCACACACACATCTTGCACATGAAAAATCTGACCAGAACTGGATGGTTGagaaaggtgaaaaaattgtGTTTCCAGGAGGAGGCACACATTTTCACACCGGAGCAGACAAGTACATAGCATCAATTGCAAAT ATGCTGAACTTTTCCAACAATAACTTGAATAATGAAGGAAATATACGCACAGTTCTTGACGTTGGCTGTGGTGTTGCGAGTTTCGGAGGCTATCTTCTTTCATCCAATATAATTGCCATGTCATTAGCACCTAATGATGTACATCAAAATCAGATACAGTTTGCCTTAGAAAGAGGAATTCCTGCTTATCTTGGTGTTCTTGGGACGAAGAGGCTTCCTTATCCAAGCAGATCATTTGAATTTGCTCACTGTTCTCGTTGTAGGATTGATTGGCTGCAGAGGGATGgaatccttcttcttgagttggACAGGCTACTCAAACCTGGAGGCTATTTTGCTTATTCATCTCCTGAAGCATATGCACAAGACGATGAGGATTTGAGAATCTGGAGAGAGATGAGTGCACTTGTGGAACGTATGTGTTGGAGAATAGCTGAAAAAAGGAATCAAACTGTCATTTGGGTCAAGCCTTTGACAAATGACTGTTATATGGAACGACCACCTGGTACTCAACCCCCTCTTTGCCAGTCTGATGATGATCCTGATGCAGTGTGGGGAGTCAAAATGGAAGCTTGCATTTCACGTTACTCAGACC aTGATCATAGGTCTAGGGGTAGTGGTTTGGCCCCTTGGCCTGCTCGACTGACTGCTCCACCTCCACGCCTTGCTGATTTTGGTTACTCAAGTGAAATGTGGGAAAAAGACATG CAACTTTGGCAGCGGAGGGTTGAGAATTACTGGAATCTTTTAAGTCCAAAGATTTCATCAGACACTCTGAGAAATGTGATGGACATGAAAGCGAATATGGGCTCATTTGGAGCTGCTTTGAAGGACAAAAACGTTTGGGTGATGAATGTTGTGCCTGAAGATGGTCCTAACACGCTTAAGCTTGTGTACGATAGAGGGCTTATTGGCACAATCCATAACTG GTGTGAAGCCTTCTCAACATACCCTAGGACTTATGATTTGCTCCATGCTTGGTCTGTGTTCTCTGATATTGAGAAGAAGGGTTGTAGCGGTGAGGATCTGCTGCTTGAAATGGATCGGATACTAAGGCCTACTGGATTTGTAATCATCAGGGACAAACAACCGGTTATTGAGTTTGTAAAGAAGTACTTGGGTGCGATGCACTGGGAAGCAGTTGGAACAGCTGATTCCACTTCTGATCCAGACCAGGAAGGAGATGAACTCGTGTTTGTCATCCAAAAGAAGCTGTGGTTGACTAGTGAAAGTTTGAGGGATACAGAATAG
- the LOC113734297 gene encoding probable methyltransferase PMT8 isoform X2, whose product MMRGRADGAPRKRLLTSVSIVAVLLVFLYVYFGSKSGGESALEYGSRSLRKLGSSYLGGDEDGDLGTKQDDSAKFSLEDGEDGFVAKSFPVPIKWPKSRDEVWKANIPHTHLAHEKSDQNWMVEKGEKIVFPGGGTHFHTGADKYIASIANMLNFSNNNLNNEGNIRTVLDVGCGVASFGGYLLSSNIIAMSLAPNDVHQNQIQFALERGIPAYLGVLGTKRLPYPSRSFEFAHCSRCRIDWLQRDGILLLELDRLLKPGGYFAYSSPEAYAQDDEDLRIWREMSALVERMCWRIAEKRNQTVIWVKPLTNDCYMERPPGTQPPLCQSDDDPDAVWGVKMEACISRYSDHDHRSRGSGLAPWPARLTAPPPRLADFGYSSEMWEKDMQLWQRRVENYWNLLSPKISSDTLRNVMDMKANMGSFGAALKDKNVWVMNVVPEDGPNTLKLVYDRGLIGTIHNWCEAFSTYPRTYDLLHAWSVFSDIEKKGCSGEDLLLEMDRILRPTGFVIIRDKQPVIEFVKKYLGAMHWEAVGTADSTSDPDQEGDELVFVIQKKLWLTSESLRDTE is encoded by the exons ATGATGAGGGGTAGAGCAGATGGAGCACCGAGGAAGCGCTTATTAACTTCCGTCAGTATTGTGGCAGTTCTTTTGGTTTTCCTGTATGTATATTTTGGCTCTAAGAGTGGCGGTGAGTCTGCCCTGGAGTATGGAAGCAGGTCCTTGAGGAAACTTGGTTCTTCTTATTTGGGAGGAGATGAAGATGGTGATCTTGGAACCAAGCAGGATGATTCTGCCAAGTTTTCTCTGGAAGATGGAGAGGATGGATTTGTTGCAAAGAGTTTCCCG GTTCCTATTAAGTGGCCAAAAAGTAGAGATGAAGTTTGGAAAGCAAACATACCACACACACATCTTGCACATGAAAAATCTGACCAGAACTGGATGGTTGagaaaggtgaaaaaattgtGTTTCCAGGAGGAGGCACACATTTTCACACCGGAGCAGACAAGTACATAGCATCAATTGCAAAT ATGCTGAACTTTTCCAACAATAACTTGAATAATGAAGGAAATATACGCACAGTTCTTGACGTTGGCTGTGGTGTTGCGAGTTTCGGAGGCTATCTTCTTTCATCCAATATAATTGCCATGTCATTAGCACCTAATGATGTACATCAAAATCAGATACAGTTTGCCTTAGAAAGAGGAATTCCTGCTTATCTTGGTGTTCTTGGGACGAAGAGGCTTCCTTATCCAAGCAGATCATTTGAATTTGCTCACTGTTCTCGTTGTAGGATTGATTGGCTGCAGAGGGATGgaatccttcttcttgagttggACAGGCTACTCAAACCTGGAGGCTATTTTGCTTATTCATCTCCTGAAGCATATGCACAAGACGATGAGGATTTGAGAATCTGGAGAGAGATGAGTGCACTTGTGGAACGTATGTGTTGGAGAATAGCTGAAAAAAGGAATCAAACTGTCATTTGGGTCAAGCCTTTGACAAATGACTGTTATATGGAACGACCACCTGGTACTCAACCCCCTCTTTGCCAGTCTGATGATGATCCTGATGCAGTGTGGGGAGTCAAAATGGAAGCTTGCATTTCACGTTACTCAGACC aTGATCATAGGTCTAGGGGTAGTGGTTTGGCCCCTTGGCCTGCTCGACTGACTGCTCCACCTCCACGCCTTGCTGATTTTGGTTACTCAAGTGAAATGTGGGAAAAAGACATG CAACTTTGGCAGCGGAGGGTTGAGAATTACTGGAATCTTTTAAGTCCAAAGATTTCATCAGACACTCTGAGAAATGTGATGGACATGAAAGCGAATATGGGCTCATTTGGAGCTGCTTTGAAGGACAAAAACGTTTGGGTGATGAATGTTGTGCCTGAAGATGGTCCTAACACGCTTAAGCTTGTGTACGATAGAGGGCTTATTGGCACAATCCATAACTG GTGTGAAGCCTTCTCAACATACCCTAGGACTTATGATTTGCTCCATGCTTGGTCTGTGTTCTCTGATATTGAGAAGAAGGGTTGTAGCGGTGAGGATCTGCTGCTTGAAATGGATCGGATACTAAGGCCTACTGGATTTGTAATCATCAGGGACAAACAACCGGTTATTGAGTTTGTAAAGAAGTACTTGGGTGCGATGCACTGGGAAGCAGTTGGAACAGCTGATTCCACTTCTGATCCAGACCAGGAAGGAGATGAACTCGTGTTTGTCATCCAAAAGAAGCTGTGGTTGACTAGTGAAAGTTTGAGGGATACAGAATAG